DNA sequence from the Dreissena polymorpha isolate Duluth1 chromosome 3, UMN_Dpol_1.0, whole genome shotgun sequence genome:
agcgTAAATTAAGTAAGAAACAAAACACAGAAACAATCAAATACACTTAAGTTCTCAACGTTATAATATATGGAATAAACGGGTACCGAAGCTGAGTTACGTATGCCAAGTGCTCCTTGGTTTGCCATTTCGAATAATGgtgaacaatttttatattgtGTCAAAAGAAaaaatgaatgattaaaatattttacaataatttgttAAGACTTCGCCTTAAATAGTGTCCTTCACACTCGCAATACGCCAGTGGGCATGATGAAATATCGTCTTTTATCTAATCGTGCACACTAATAATTGCTTCTCGTGAAAGTCTATATCTTTCGACGATTTAGGAATCTCTTTAGTCAACTATTGGTATTTTTCTTTCTCAATAAATTCGAGACAAACGTGCGCTTCTTCAAAATGTCGGTTCATATGCCGCCATATTTAcgcaaaaatatatatgtgttacGCGAGCGTTATGGCAAACGTAACTTTACGTGTAAATATCTGCAAACGCTATAAAATTTACGTTTTGCACTTACGTAcgatttttgaacgtacgtagttCTAAGAAACGGTCCCAAGGACACTTTTAACTTTAGTGTTGGATTGtcacaattcaaaatataattacCGTTCAATGGGTAAACACTCTTACGGTGTTATTTTGATTGAATTATAAGCTTGTACATAATAGTTGCAGATTGACCTGTTTAATGATTATGTTTTAACTTTTTGTACAGTATGTCCTACTATCAATCCACCGTATCAAGGCAACGTGAGCTTGGTTAACGGCACGTTCAATGGTTCTGAAGCGTCGTTTACATGTGCTAAAGGTTACGTCATAAATGGATCAGACGTCATAAcgtgtaaaaacaaaacatggaGTGCACCAGTTCCCGTCTGTCTTCTTTTGGGTAAGAGGACCGCATATAAGATAGatttaaaaaatgtcattttttgaaTAAGGATTCTTTTATTTCCTCGTTCGTTTCCTCGTCGAGGGCATCCCTTACCTCAATACGTGCATAGTGTTACGTGATAAATACtacagaaaaatatttgtttaagagtTTGACATTTTAAGGAAGAAAAACAAACACGGACAATAAATCACAAAAGTTTCAGAACATATATACATGTGAAATGCATAACCTAGTATACTTAAAACAATTTCCAGGTGAAAACTTGATACGTCGAGTATAGCGTAATATAAGAAGTTTATGCTGTAGTTTTGAAGTTAATTAACAGTTCTTTctcaatatttgtagtttattgtCTGTTAATCTTTTCATCATAGGCATTGCAAAACGTGCACAAATTATTGCTCTTTATATTCATCATaaacaaaattgaaacattattgattttgtttcatatatttgATTAATTATCAATGTTTGAAAACATAGTATGTAAAATTCTGTactaaaataatacttaaaaattaCATCTTCATTCCTGGTCTTGATTTTCAAAACATTCCCATTTCTGTTTACATTTTGGAAATTTAGTTAAAAAGAATAATACATAACTCTGATGTTACTTTCATAGAATACACAGTATATACACAGTATTTTGAATAGCAAGACATTGCGGGGCCACCTGAACTTTTTGATAAGTGATTGTAGCttttttactttaagatacatatttttactgtAGTTTCAATTTCATTCATAGTGGTCCAAGATCTTTCATTAAGatctttttatacaatttttaGAGTTGTCTATGACATCTTTTTACAAATCTGATCCCTCTCTTACACAGAGCTTTGACAAATATAGTCGTATAACAAAGTTTACaactattattttaaacaaaagcatagTAAATATGTCGTTTGTATCGCTTATTTCAAAAGTGtctttaaacagtttaaaatagttcaGCACTCCAACCGTCTTTTTAATCATCTGTTTTATCATTACAATTAAGCATTTTCTCtagttaaacattttttatattaactatCTCGCCAAAAATGATTGCTTTCGTTGCTCCGTATGTGTAACGTATTTAGCCATGATTTCTTTAGTTCATGTGAATATGTTATCATTCAAGTTTAGACCCCTTGGACCTATAGGCCCTTGTTAAGATCGACCTTGACCATATCGTCTTCGTGTTCAAGAGTCTGACTGTTGATCTTATGTGGTTTATGTTCACACAAAAGTTCTCGTCAGTAATGTTCATATGAATAATTgattattgttattgtaaataattatagtaaaataattattacaattttgttaaattggtgaccattattttatttcttatcgTTATTTAAATTGTTCAATTTTATTATTCAGTAACATTGAATAGAGAAGTTTAAAATCTGTAAAGTCGCTGTCCATATTTATTCTGAAGAGCTATATCAATAATTAAGAGAGTGAATGGATCGAAAATTATCCCCTATAAGACAATTTAAAGAtcaataaacactcaaaatcaaattCAACAAACACTTCGAAAATAAAGTTAAGCGATAAAAATCAGTGTGCTCATAGCAAAAGCCAAACTTTCAAAGCTACCggtagatgtggtctggtaacattgataTAACGAGTTACAAAATGTTCGTGTTTATGTTTTTGTGGGACAATAATATATATTCCAATTGAATTTTCCGCGACGATATAACAAGcccaaatgttttatttatactaACAGGTCGAAGGAGGTTACTGAATAAATAGTAATTTCTGTAATGTGTTATGTTTATGTCGTCAATTGAAGACCTTCCCTGATAAGGGGCTGAGTTTAATATTTTGCGCGAAGTCTAACCGTTTTTAACCCCGCATTGTTTTGATTTTACAGTTCCGAGGTGGCAACCGCGGTTTAAATCAATTTGCTTAGGTTGTGTTGTATTGTATTTGAAATGGCCAGTtgccttaaattaaaaaaatctatcCTTACACTTATTTATCCGATGCTTATCATCTGGAGTTTCATTATCAGGGGAGCATACATATACGGGACCTGACTGGGTTTAAATGAGGTTATTTGGAAATGACTTCCAATACGGCTTCATTGTGCTAATTTTCGCTACTTGGAGTACTTTCACTCGGTAaacaactttatatttatatatcctTACAATGAATACTCCCTGTCGGCTCTACAATGTGTGAGTTCCCATCGGTTTTTTGTTTGACGAAAAAATTTATTGAAGGAAACCCGTCCGCATATGCATATGCGGCCAgtgtagctcaagcccagcctgcacACTTGCACAGTCTTGTCAGGGGCCacgctttccgctataaaatGCATGCAAGGTTTCGTAGAACCTCCTGAGTATCCTTTTCAGTATGCATAACCTTACCAGACTGTGCAGATGCCGGCAGCATATGGCATAAGTCCCATTTTCGCATGAGGCGGGTTTTTTCAGATCGCATTATGTCCTGTCGGTTACgtatgcgcaattaatttccttctatattacatatacaatagttgaagttcgatatcaattcaATGATCAAGCGTATTGCCACTTTATCATCATGCATTATTGGGAAGATAAATGCATagtctttgaaaaaaatgcacgtcatttaattctCATGTTGTAAATCAAAGTATTTAAGTAACCTTTGCACGCACAAAACATGCACTTGATTTAACCTTGACTCTCTCCATGATAAAGAACTACGTGCACAATTGGTATACTAGTATGTTGCTTTACCTAGTTTATGATCAATACAAAAATCGCAATTTATACAGATTTGACCTGTCGACTAGATTTTATTGACAGTTAAGTCCAATATTCTTATTGCCCTTAAAATTGGTTTACAGCTTAATACACACACGTGTAGAAGACAATCTTGTTTGACGGTGAATACCCTACCCTGTGTTGGTGTGGTGATTTAGACAAAGTCACAGTCAAATGACCGTTCTATGTTTTCCTTAGTATACTACTTGTAGTATACTACTTGCATTCACTGAAAACTCGGGGGAAAAACATTTATAGACGGTACATggctttataatattttgtagtTGTTTCATGTTTTAGATTGCGAGGTACCACCTGTGCCTCCAAATGGATCAGTTCGCCTGATTTCTGGAACGACAACCTACGGAAGCGTAGCTGTTCTTGCGTGCGACACTGGGTATGAACCCAGCCTCCCAGAATACAGCTACTGTGACGTTGACGGATGGACCAACAGTACCTTTGAAtgtcaaataaaaagtaaatacatacagaGTATCGATACTATTTTGAAATGCtctaacaaaaaatgtcaaacgTGTTTGTACCAAGAGTGGAAACAgacttttcaaaacaattgttgttATGGAAATAATTATCATGTCAATGTTGGGAGATATACATTCTACATAGAGGTCTATTGATTTTTTAGGTTGTCCTTCCGGAGATTGGCTGAAAATTCCTAACGGTATTCTTACGCCAACCGTCAGTAACATCACTGATTACGGGTCTACGGCGTTAGTGACGTGCAACGTTGGGTACGTTGTGTCTGGTGATAACGTCACCGTATGTGACGCTGATTCAAGATGGCGTGACCACGGGTCGTGTGTTGAAAAAGGTAAAGATTCCGTAAATTAATTCTGATCaagaacaaaatataattatatccgtTTACTCTCGACAGGCTTttcatttaatactttttttccaaaatgtatgTACATATTAAAAGTGTTAAACTGGCGAATTTCGCAGGAATAATGAAAACGagacatacaaaaacaacaacattctacaagtaaaaaaacaaaaaaaatcgataattTTCCCTGCTATTTTCCCTGTCTTAAAAGTGAATTGTCgtttttaaatcactgatatttccaTGAAAACGACAGAACAgaattgaataaaataatatcatcacTCTATCGTCAATCAACATACTTTAATTCTAGATTGTGGACAACCAGTCGTTAATGCTTACATAAACCTCACGTACGTCAAAACGACATTTCGTAGCATTGCGATTGCTCGGTGTCAAACCGGATATGACGTAGATGGATCTACAGATATAATTGAATGTGGACATGACGGCTTTTGGAGGCCAGACATCAGATGTGTTAAAAAAGGTTTGCTTCAATGCACGTTGGGAACCAAAAATGGACTGTTGCGTAGGCTTTAATGTCTTACACGTTCATATTGTTTCTCACATGTTTAAgctaaatattttatatagatGAGCACGATCCATCTCAAGAAGTGAGATTCAATCTGAAAAATACAGAATGTCATTTTGACAGTTACAATATCGTTCCGCTTCTATCAAAAACGTCATTCATATTATTGTTCTAGGCAACCGGTATTGCTAGGTGTTCTGTGTACACATTTGAGCCACTTGTTGCGTTCTTTgcaaaaaacagaaaacaaatcagtcaatgaaaaaaattaagtaagatttgcaaatttaaataaaaaatgctataGGAACACTAATTTTGCGTATAGGCACGTATATACCATGTATCAAACACTATTAATCGAATGTATAAATGATGTTTGTCTAGCATACCACATACCAGAGTGCCCGGCTGTTGATCCGCCTATCAATGGCAATATAAGCTTCAGTAACGGTCCATTCAACGGCTCAGTGGGGACACTCGCATGCAAGGAAGGGTACAAAATAAGTGGCAAGCAAACCATAACATGTAGTAATGGCACATGGAGCGGACAGAGACCAGTTTGTGAACTAATCGGTAAGTTAAGTGCTTTCATTTTCTTAAAGAGGTATTTGGAAGTCGTAATTGAAATGATAATGGTGTATCTAGACGCAACAATATCAAACAttacattttgtaaatgtttttaaaaggtTTTGCCCAAATGCAACTCTTAAATATAAGAGGACAGTACACGCCGACCTCATATCGTTTCGTAGTGTTCGTTTCCTGAAGCATCGTTTCCGATATGATTTCATGTCGGAATTTGCAAGCTGACCATTCATTTTAACTACAATTTATACACTTAACAAATATACAACATGATACATGAACATACAGAATACTGGGTTATTTTTGAATACAGATACGTTTATTTAGCATGTTATTCGCGTAAATTCATGTGAAATTACTTTGCTACAGGAAATTGGTTTTGACTGATCAGACGTCGTGTATATATTGTACCACTCATACAAATAGCTTCGAATCCACCAATTACCTGTACGTCATTAATTGTACAATATGTTGCTAGATTGCGGATCGCCTGTTCCTACTGCAAAATCAACTGTGACGTATGGTGAGACTAAAGTCGGTAGCAAGGCGGTTGTGGATTGTACAACCGGATATGAGATAAATGGCGCCACTGATACGATGATGTGTAGACAGAACGGAACTTGGGGTCCGGAAATCACGTGCTTTAAAACAGGTCTGTTACAATAGGTCAAattcattggtaaaaaaataagttttaagaAAAAGTAGTGTGCTTGCAACATTGAATTATAAACGGTACATATCATgtggtaaatattttaaaaacactgATAACCGTAACTTTTAAACGTAAAGTTAAGACAACGTTTGCCCTTTGTTTTCCTAACAAAGTTTGTAACTTTCATGGTGCCGAACGAAGCTATATCAAAAACCATAACAAGTCTAAAATCTTCCATTTGTTTTGCAGGATGTACCGACCTTCCAGCTATAAACAACGGCAAATACACTTTCTACGCCGACAAAATCCGAAACAAAACAACGGTCACGTTGGCATGCAACAATGGGTACACGTTGTCCGGGGTCGACTCGTCTGTTTGCGATGGGTCCTGGAGTCAAATCGGGTTATGTGAAAAAATAAGTACGATGGATCCTATACGTAATGTGATTAAACAGAGTTGTACATTTTTTGACACTTTAAATGCGACCATTTGACAGATGTTTTGATACATCCATTCTTGCCTTTTTATTAAGATCGATTCCTTAACGATTAAGCTTAGCCACGCCacatatgttatattttgtcagGATGTCCTCCTAAAGATTCCATGACAATTCCTAACGGGGCAATCACACTTAACGCGAAAGACGTCACCGACTACGGATCCACGGCTTTGGTAGCGTGTAGCGTCGGGTACGTCTTAATGGGAGAATCCATCACCACATGTCAAGCGGATAAAACGTGGAGTGCACATGGATCGTGTGAACAATGCAGTAAGTACGCTTTCAATTGTGACCAACTGGTTAAAAACATATGCCCCTTTTAGAAAGGATTTATTTCAAACGTATAATATGGGTCGAAGATTGTATCAAGTATGTGTTCTTGATCGATACTAGTTATACAAACAATTAGTTTTGTTTTCAATCGCAATCACCTGTTTTAActatgttattatttgttaaacttcTTTTGAGCAAGTTGCTTTTTATAGAAAGCATGTTTTGAAACTGGTTTGAAAATATCGCCAGTAAATTCTTCAT
Encoded proteins:
- the LOC127872073 gene encoding CUB and sushi domain-containing protein 1-like, which encodes MARKPYLCPTINPPYQGNVSLVNGTFNGSEASFTCAKGYVINGSDVITCKNKTWSAPVPVCLLLDCEVPPVPPNGSVRLISGTTTYGSVAVLACDTGYEPSLPEYSYCDVDGWTNSTFECQIKSCPSGDWLKIPNGILTPTVSNITDYGSTALVTCNVGYVVSGDNVTVCDADSRWRDHGSCVEKDCGQPVVNAYINLTYVKTTFRSIAIARCQTGYDVDGSTDIIECGHDGFWRPDIRCVKKAYHIPECPAVDPPINGNISFSNGPFNGSVGTLACKEGYKISGKQTITCSNGTWSGQRPVCELIDCGSPVPTAKSTVTYGETKVGSKAVVDCTTGYEINGATDTMMCRQNGTWGPEITCFKTGCTDLPAINNGKYTFYADKIRNKTTVTLACNNGYTLSGVDSSVCDGSWSQIGLCEKIRCPPKDSMTIPNGAITLNAKDVTDYGSTALVACSVGYVLMGESITTCQADKTWSAHGSCEQCTNPMERTGDYPQAYTISGASVGALIVGIIVGVGSTVVYMRRKSPVPKSGPNKPTTASRNLSSAQREDECDQTQMTDRNKPNNEKQQKSRANDDTRVVVNSIYDSAGGNPQQRYNKLYLKKARLWKKTHCNIIYLTFFNVVSRTCVVFC